Proteins from a single region of Candidatus Hydrogenedentota bacterium:
- a CDS encoding cyclic nucleotide-binding domain-containing protein, with protein sequence MKKSPQVREPLIEALSNAPILQFLGKHDPHGHDLRAMLERGELHHFAAGQPIIREGEASDAMYVLVDGAVTVSLDGADLCVMDDPGDVFGEFGAVTGELRSATVTACNKVTCFTVSAQLARHGARQENSLFSRLLQQAIIKLLLARLRKTNEELVELKKALNTAEKQVVFLRMDNEVLTGELDAARRQLRDDPRNTRLAK encoded by the coding sequence GTGAAGAAATCCCCCCAGGTCCGAGAGCCTCTGATAGAAGCGCTGTCGAACGCGCCTATCCTCCAGTTCCTCGGAAAACATGACCCCCACGGGCACGATCTGCGCGCCATGCTTGAACGGGGGGAACTTCACCATTTCGCGGCGGGACAACCTATCATTCGGGAAGGTGAAGCCAGCGACGCCATGTATGTTCTGGTCGATGGCGCGGTCACCGTGTCGCTCGACGGCGCCGACCTCTGCGTCATGGACGATCCCGGCGATGTTTTTGGCGAATTCGGAGCCGTCACCGGCGAATTGCGTTCCGCAACGGTAACCGCCTGTAATAAAGTCACGTGCTTCACCGTCAGTGCGCAACTCGCCAGACACGGCGCGCGCCAGGAAAACTCCCTCTTCAGCCGCCTCCTGCAGCAGGCCATCATCAAACTACTCCTCGCACGCCTGCGCAAGACCAATGAGGAACTGGTGGAACTGAAAAAGGCCCTCAATACCGCGGAAAAGCAGGTCGTCTTTCTTCGAATGGACAACGAAGTGCTCACCGGCGAGTTGGACGCCGCCCGGCGCCAGTTGCGCGACGATCCCCGAAATACGCGCCTGGCAAAATAG
- a CDS encoding flagellin FliC, with amino-acid sequence MGLNINTNLSALEASRQTRRSNSALSKVLEQLSSQRRINRAADDAAGLAIAEGFNTQIRQGQAEASNLQSGINLAQTAEGGLSVQQDAVQRIRDLSLQAQNGTLSDDNRAALNAEVQELLGQIDSVAEDTQFNGQNVLNQDTTVDLGTESGNQITISASNTQSLGLNGLDISTPEGAAAALEAADEALLSIESNRAQIGAQQNGFESAITQRESAVQNQQEAESSIRDLDLARATVERTRNELLLRSSLSTLVQSNVTPQSALRLLGN; translated from the coding sequence ATGGGACTCAACATCAATACGAATCTGTCTGCCCTCGAAGCCAGTCGGCAGACCCGCCGCTCGAATTCCGCCCTTTCGAAGGTATTGGAGCAACTGAGTTCCCAGCGGCGCATCAATCGGGCCGCCGACGATGCCGCAGGGCTGGCGATTGCCGAGGGTTTCAATACACAGATTCGTCAAGGGCAGGCCGAAGCCAGCAATCTGCAATCGGGTATCAATCTCGCTCAGACCGCCGAAGGTGGCCTCTCGGTTCAACAGGATGCAGTCCAGCGCATTCGTGACCTCTCCCTTCAGGCCCAGAACGGGACACTGAGCGATGACAACCGCGCCGCGCTCAACGCCGAAGTGCAGGAGTTGCTGGGGCAGATCGACAGTGTCGCCGAAGATACCCAGTTCAACGGGCAGAACGTGCTGAATCAGGATACCACTGTGGATCTGGGTACCGAGAGCGGCAACCAGATCACCATCAGCGCCTCCAATACCCAGTCCCTTGGATTGAATGGCCTGGATATAAGCACACCGGAAGGGGCCGCCGCCGCACTGGAAGCGGCCGACGAAGCGCTGCTTAGTATCGAGTCCAACCGTGCGCAGATTGGCGCTCAGCAGAACGGATTCGAGAGCGCCATCACCCAGCGCGAATCCGCTGTCCAGAATCAGCAGGAAGCGGAATCCTCAATCCGCGACCTGGACCTTGCCCGGGCCACCGTGGAGCGCACCCGAAACGAGTTGCTGCTTAGAAGCAGTCTCTCGACGCTCGTGCAGTCCAACGTCACACCTCAGTCCGCCCTCCGCCTGCTGGGTAACTAA
- a CDS encoding alcohol dehydrogenase catalytic domain-containing protein, with product MRALVLSKGNLRVKDVPEPQPAPGEALVKVLTAGICNTDLELARGYMNFNGTLGHEFVGVVEQAENAHLVGKRVVGEINCVCHQCQYCQMEMPHHCLNRSVLGILNRDGAFAEYLTLPEENLHIAPASVRDDVAVFAEPAAAAFRILEQVEIHDSDHVIVLGDGKLGQLVAQVLWLHTKNLVCVGKHPWKLKLLSDLGIKTALMDEPVIRGADLVVEATGSHLGFARALELVRPEGTVILKTTVAHPTALEFSSPVINEVRILGSRCGPFRPALEALSLGTIGVQPLISDVFSLVDADKAMARAAEPGVMKVLLHI from the coding sequence ATGCGGGCATTGGTTTTGTCAAAGGGAAACCTGCGCGTGAAAGATGTTCCCGAGCCACAGCCCGCCCCCGGCGAAGCCCTGGTCAAGGTGCTCACCGCGGGCATCTGCAACACCGATCTGGAACTCGCCCGGGGCTACATGAACTTCAACGGTACCCTCGGACACGAATTTGTCGGCGTCGTGGAGCAGGCGGAAAACGCCCACCTCGTGGGAAAGCGGGTCGTGGGGGAGATCAACTGCGTCTGCCACCAGTGCCAGTACTGCCAGATGGAAATGCCCCACCATTGCCTCAATCGCTCCGTGCTCGGCATTCTGAATCGCGACGGCGCCTTCGCTGAATACCTGACCCTGCCGGAAGAAAACCTCCATATCGCGCCCGCATCCGTGCGCGATGACGTCGCCGTATTCGCAGAACCCGCCGCCGCCGCCTTTCGAATCCTGGAGCAGGTCGAAATCCACGATAGCGACCACGTAATCGTCCTCGGCGATGGGAAGCTCGGCCAATTGGTCGCCCAGGTACTTTGGCTCCACACCAAGAATCTCGTCTGTGTCGGCAAGCACCCCTGGAAGCTCAAGCTGCTCAGCGACCTCGGAATCAAAACCGCCCTCATGGACGAACCTGTCATTCGAGGCGCGGACCTTGTCGTCGAGGCCACCGGTTCTCACCTCGGCTTCGCAAGGGCCCTCGAGCTCGTCCGTCCCGAGGGCACCGTGATCCTCAAGACCACGGTGGCCCATCCCACCGCCTTGGAGTTCAGCAGTCCCGTAATCAATGAAGTCCGTATTCTCGGTTCCCGGTGCGGCCCCTTTAGACCCGCGCTGGAGGCACTCAGCCTCGGGACCATTGGTGTCCAGCCCCTTATCAGCGACGTTTTCTCCCTTGTGGACGCGGACAAGGCCATGGCCCGCGCCGCGGAGCCGGGTGTGATGAAAGTGTTGCTCCACATTTAG
- a CDS encoding Gfo/Idh/MocA family oxidoreductase, whose translation MSRFLKIGLVGAGMFGGDVHLRTYCQLQQNGILPWLGRIGLDNMARALGDIQVDFVALATNTPGSCARKREEYGKLGMNFATYHGDTPWMDLLDAHPDLDILAVATPDHLHAAPILAALERGVHVITEKPMTLLAEEADAIIDASRKAGRLVGVDMHKRYDPDHLSIRDKISQRIGEPLYGRAVLEEPLEVSTEVFKNWASKSDPFSYVGCHWTDLYIAYFGVKPVSLHAVGQKKKLRNEHGMDAFDAVQVKVQFDNGMSIDFINNWIVPDKFEAPVNQESQLFGTHGMVESDSQYRGLRFCTTERGTQTMNSHFTRDVTREDGSLAYVGYGVDSLVVCIEKVAEMKFLGKSLDEVEKGYPNAAEARLSVLIVDAAREVIQRNQAYIEAGKGAPVTAVFNEHGITVYDPYAGPAVIYNRPV comes from the coding sequence ATGAGCAGATTTCTGAAGATCGGGTTGGTTGGCGCCGGCATGTTTGGCGGAGACGTGCATCTCCGTACCTATTGCCAGTTGCAACAGAACGGCATCCTCCCCTGGCTGGGCAGGATCGGCCTCGACAACATGGCCCGGGCCCTGGGCGACATCCAGGTGGATTTCGTGGCCCTCGCCACCAACACCCCGGGCTCCTGCGCGCGAAAACGGGAGGAATACGGCAAACTCGGGATGAACTTCGCCACCTACCACGGCGACACCCCCTGGATGGACTTGCTCGACGCCCACCCGGATCTGGACATCCTGGCCGTGGCCACACCGGACCACCTCCACGCCGCCCCTATCCTGGCGGCCCTCGAACGCGGGGTCCATGTCATCACCGAAAAACCCATGACCCTCCTGGCGGAAGAGGCCGACGCGATTATCGATGCCTCCAGGAAGGCCGGGCGCCTCGTTGGTGTCGATATGCACAAGCGCTATGACCCCGATCACCTGAGCATTCGGGACAAGATTTCCCAGCGCATCGGCGAGCCACTCTATGGCCGCGCCGTACTTGAAGAGCCCCTGGAGGTCTCCACCGAGGTCTTCAAGAACTGGGCGTCGAAGAGCGACCCCTTCAGCTATGTGGGGTGCCACTGGACCGATCTCTATATCGCCTATTTCGGCGTGAAACCCGTCTCGCTCCACGCCGTAGGCCAGAAGAAAAAGCTCCGCAATGAACACGGCATGGACGCCTTCGACGCGGTCCAGGTCAAGGTTCAGTTCGACAATGGCATGAGCATCGACTTCATCAACAACTGGATCGTGCCCGACAAGTTTGAGGCTCCCGTAAACCAGGAGAGCCAGCTCTTCGGTACCCACGGCATGGTCGAGTCCGACAGTCAATACCGGGGCCTGCGTTTCTGCACCACCGAGCGCGGCACCCAGACCATGAACAGCCACTTCACCCGCGATGTAACCCGCGAAGACGGCAGCCTCGCCTATGTGGGCTATGGCGTGGACAGCCTCGTGGTATGCATCGAGAAAGTCGCCGAGATGAAGTTTCTGGGTAAATCGCTCGACGAAGTGGAGAAGGGGTATCCCAACGCCGCGGAGGCCCGTCTCTCCGTGTTAATCGTCGATGCCGCACGGGAAGTTATTCAGCGTAATCAGGCCTACATCGAAGCGGGAAAGGGCGCGCCCGTCACCGCCGTCTTCAATGAGCACGGTATAACTGTATACGATCCCTATGCCGGTCCCGCCGTGATCTACAACCGACCCGTTTGA
- a CDS encoding peptidylprolyl isomerase, which yields MKHFIQIVVAASLLLVAPCVRAQGQELTAEQAAQVIAYVGDEVITAGEFARDVQFKMRQIEGATGQKVNPDLRFRRALLTEVINSRILGIAARNAGTQVSEEELEKEFQERKAVFDSEEAYQGYLKRLHMTEAELRENVRSRLRVKNFVDHETGELSATDEEITKSYETLKAEGKMNRKEKTRDIAVMLFRAKGGADEDWRGAEERANAARARVVAGESFDAVAREVSEDPSTAPRGGVLREMKFGSFYPELETAMDSLKPGEVSAPVRSVMGWYVITIQSVNEPGTVPIESARDVLREQVIDGKRREVIAGIVAETQKLIRVELVDTPTPPVPAEPLTPPTPLPAKPDVPVPAPAPEPAPDADTPLPAPS from the coding sequence ATGAAACACTTCATTCAAATCGTTGTCGCGGCCTCGTTGCTGCTGGTGGCCCCATGCGTCCGGGCGCAGGGTCAGGAGTTGACCGCCGAGCAGGCGGCCCAGGTGATCGCCTACGTGGGTGACGAAGTCATCACCGCGGGTGAGTTCGCCCGGGATGTCCAATTCAAAATGCGCCAGATCGAAGGGGCCACGGGCCAGAAGGTCAACCCCGATCTGCGCTTTCGCCGAGCCCTCCTCACGGAAGTCATCAACAGCCGTATTCTGGGCATCGCCGCAAGAAACGCGGGCACGCAGGTGTCGGAAGAGGAGCTGGAAAAAGAGTTCCAGGAGCGCAAGGCGGTATTCGACAGCGAGGAGGCCTATCAGGGTTACCTGAAGCGGCTGCACATGACCGAGGCCGAACTCCGCGAGAATGTCCGTTCCCGTTTGCGCGTGAAGAATTTCGTCGATCATGAGACCGGAGAGTTGAGCGCCACCGACGAGGAAATCACAAAGTCCTATGAGACCCTCAAAGCCGAAGGCAAGATGAACCGGAAAGAAAAGACGCGCGACATCGCCGTGATGCTGTTCCGCGCCAAAGGCGGAGCGGACGAGGACTGGCGCGGTGCGGAAGAGCGCGCCAATGCCGCGCGAGCCCGTGTCGTCGCCGGAGAATCGTTCGACGCGGTCGCGCGCGAGGTCTCTGAAGACCCGTCCACCGCACCCCGCGGCGGAGTGCTCCGGGAGATGAAATTCGGCAGCTTTTATCCCGAGTTGGAAACCGCCATGGACAGCCTGAAGCCGGGAGAGGTGTCGGCCCCGGTGCGCAGTGTGATGGGTTGGTATGTCATCACAATCCAGTCGGTGAATGAGCCGGGGACTGTTCCCATAGAGTCCGCGCGCGATGTCCTTCGCGAGCAAGTGATCGACGGAAAACGCAGGGAAGTCATTGCCGGCATCGTGGCCGAAACGCAGAAACTTATCCGGGTCGAGCTGGTGGACACGCCGACGCCGCCCGTTCCCGCGGAGCCCCTTACGCCGCCCACACCCCTTCCGGCGAAACCCGACGTGCCTGTGCCCGCGCCCGCGCCCGAGCCCGCACCGGACGCCGACACGCCCCTTCCCGCGCCGAGTTGA